CGCCGTACCCGAGCGACGTGGCCAAGCCCGGCTACCCGGGGCAGAACGGCAACCAGGGACACAACGGCGTCCCGGGTCAGCACGGGCTCCCGCCGAACCCGCTGCTGTCCGGTGGACCACAACAGCCGTTGGTGCCGCCGATGATGCCGCCGCCCATGGTGCCGCCGATGGCCGGTGCCGCGGCCGGTGGCGGTGGCGGCGCGGGCGGGCGTGATGATCGGCGTCGCCGCTGGAACGACGAGAACGGCTCGGGCAGTTCGGAAGTCATCCTGCAGGCGCTCGACGGCGGCCGGCTTGCGACCTTCGACCCGGTCACCGGCACGTTGCGCGCCGCGACCATCGCCACCGGACAGGTGGGCGGCGTGCTCGGCTACTTCGGGGAGACCCTCGCCGTGTTCTACCGCAAGGACGGCAGGCTGACGTTGCGGCTCGGCGCGAACGAGTTCGATCTCGATTCGCCCGCGGTCGGCGTCGGCTGGGAACAGCGGGGTCCGCGACAGGCGCGGTTCCAGGTGCACGTCGACGGCCATACCGTCACCGATTTCCCGTATCCGCTCACCGGCCTCGGCACCGATCTCGGGCTGCTGGTCCGGGATGTGCTGGCCGATCCGCGGCGCTGTGCCACGATCTTCAGCTGAGGAGGAATCATGCTCTCGGACCACCCGAGCGAGGACGAACTGCGGCTGTTCTTCGACGAGGCGCTGACCGCGGTCCGCGGCGGTGCCGGTGTGCCCACCGACAACGGACTGGACCTGCGCACCGCGAACGCCCTGTGGGAGATCGCCGAGGCCTACCCGGACATCCCCGACCACCTGATCGCCGCCGCCCACGCCGCCTTCGCCGGCCAGCTGGACGGCGCCAACGCCGCCGCCCGCCAAGCCGCCATCAACCGCGCCTTCGAGTAGTGCGCGAGCACAGCACCAGCAACGGTAGGGTGACCAGCGAGTTACCGCACACCGAGCGCGACCGGGAGGGGTTGAGATGACGGACCTGAAACCCGTTGGCATCTATCGGGAGATGTACAAGCGTGGGCACGACGATCTCCCGTCGATCCACGAATCCCGCACCGACGACCAGCCCGCCGACCGCGACCGCATCCTCGATTACCTGCGCAAGGCGCCGGAGGTCTTCGACGTCATGGAAGCCGTCCCGAACCTGATCACCGGCGAGGGGTGGATCCAGGGTGGATCGTCCCTGCACTCCGACGGCGCCTGGATCTGGCGCACCGATTCGATCGAATACCTCACAGCTCGGCCGCTCGCCCTGCCCGACGAATTCGTCCAGCGCGTGCGTGCCAACGACTACGTGCCCCCGCAATACGACCTGCTAGACGACGCTTTTCGGGAGGCGTACCTGCGTTATTTCTGATGGTGGGCCAGATGCCTCGGACACGATGTATATGTGCCACCAAGATTCGGGTCTGTACGTGCGAGTCGGGCACTAGTACCCATAGGATTGGGACGCTGTAGTAACTGGCTGCGAAGCCGACGTGCGCACACAGCGTCAGCATCGCAGCTGCGAGGAGGGCCAGTAGCGGATGAGGGATCCAGCGCATGCGCGTCGTTCGATGCCGAGGACAGGTAGGGAGCTTGCTGCTGCCGGGCAGTGCTGCTGTACCCGTACTCGGAACTTCGAGCTGCTAGGAGCATGATCGATGGGTGAGCCGAAGGACGACTGGAAGGGCTTCAAGAGGCCCGGTGCGCTCAAACTGAATCACGACGTCGCGACGAAGGCGGCGACCTATTGCGCCGACATGCTCGACATCATCGACCTGGTGGTCGGTCGAGCAGACGAACTTTCGGATCAGAAACTGCCGACGTCTTATCAACTCTTCGGTCATCTGGGTTCTGGCCAAGAAATGACCAGGGAAGTCTACAAAATCGGCACGAAGTTTCGTGAAGAAGTTATAGACGCACATAAGAAGATTCTGACCGATATGGCTCAGTCATTTCTTATCGCGGGTAACAAGTACAAGAACGCGGACGGGGATTCCAAGGCCGAGCTCACCACGTTGCAGAACAGCCGGCACCCCGACGCGGGCATCGAGCACGCCGAGCAACACTACAACGGGGAAGTCGCCGATCCCGATCACTGGTACGACAACAAACTCCCTGCGGCGAAGGACAAGTACGAGAAGTCCAAGCGGGATGACAAGGGTAACTGGCAGATCGGCAAATACGAAGGCCTACCTTCCGGCCTGAAGGTCACGGACAAGGGGGCGGCAATCGACGCCGAACCCGCTTCGACCCTCGGGTTCGAGGACTTGCACAAGCTGCACACGACATTGCGGGGCATCGACTACGTCCAGGACCTGGCTTCGGACTGGCATCGAATGGCCGTTCAGCTGGATCGAGGTTTCTCCGATTTCAAGAGGAACATCTCGAACCTCGTGGATTCCGAGGAGTGGACCGGTTACGGCGCCAACAGCGCCAAGAAGGCTGTCGGAATATATACCGGTACCGGCTCGGCTCTGGTTCAAGCCATGTACACCATGAGCAGTAATCTGATGGATGCGTACAACTGGGGAAAGACCACTCAGGTGAACATGCCCGAGTCCCCTGCCAATACGCTGTCGAAGGAAAATCAGAATATCGAGCTCGGACTGGCCCGGGATACCTTCAAAGCCTGGTACGAGCCGGGCATGGAGACGACGTCTACGGCCTTTCCGCCCTTGCCACTTCCTGAAGGTCCCAAGCAGCAGGCCTATGATCCGGGGCCGCCCGGCCCTCCCGGACCGCCCGGCCCACCCGGTACCGCTAACCCGGGGCTGAATCAAAAGCAGCAGCAGGACCAGCAGCGGCGCCTTCAGGAGCAGGCTGAACAGCAGCGCAAGGCGCTGGAAGAGCAGATGGCCCGTGCGCGCGAAGAGCAACAGCAGCGTGCTCGAGAGCAGCAGCGGCAGGAGCAACAGCGAGCACAGCAGCAGGCAGCCCAGCAAGCCGCGCAGCAGGCATCGCAGATCGCGCAGCAGGTCGCCCAGGCGGGGCAGCAGCTCGGCCAGCAACTGGCCAGTGCGGCACAGCAGGCCGCGCAGCAGGCGAGCCTGGCGGGGCTGCCCGGACTGCCCAGCCTCAAGGACCTGGAGGAGCAGGCGAAAAAGGCGATGGGCACCGCGGGGAAGGGCGCTGGGGGCGCTGGTGGTCCCGGTGGCGCGCCGAAGGGGCTCAACATGAATCAGAGCCTGGACAAGGCGTCCAAACTGTTCCCGCGTGCCGAGGCGACGACCACCGGCACTGCGGCGGCGTCCCGTGCGGGTCTTGCCGCCAGTGGTATGGGCATGGGCCCCGGCCCGGGCCCCGGCGCTGCCGGCCAGCAGAAGGAGCACAAGCGAGCCGACTACCTCGATTCCACCGAGCACTTGGAAGACGCGATCGGTGACGCGCCCGTGGTGGTCAAACCTGTTGTAGAGCAATGAACCGCACCTGGACACTCACCGATCTCGAACTCTTCGCCGTCTGGGAACGGGCGACGACGACGTGGTTGCCATGGCCATTGGTCTGCACGACACGGGCGCGTACTCGTAGTGAACTCGACTACGAAATGCGGCAGGCCGTGAATCATGTCGCGGCTACGTACCCGGAGTTCATGGGCGAGGTATTAGAGACGTTGCGCTCGCCGGAGATCTCGATCGCGGTCAATGGATATGATGGTCGCGACGAAGACAAAGTGGAAACGCTGGTGCGGGTATTGGCCGTTCGCCGTGCTGATACGGGTTACATCGTGACTCAGAAACCCGGGGAAACATACTGGCACAGTGGCGGATACACGATCGTCGAATGTGATGCGGTGCGATTGGCGGACAAGGTGGTGGCGGCACTTCCTGAAGTGTCCGCGGGCCGCGAAGCGGATTACCTCCTTCCCGTGGAAGATCGCGCGGAGGAGCTGGACTATTCGTTTGCCAGTTCTGTTGTGCGAGACTCGTTTTCGGATCCTGTGCAGCGGCGGTCCGAGAAGTTCTTGGCCGCGCCGATCGAGTATCGAGGCACCGTTGATGTCCGGCAGGGGCGTTCGCGATTCGGCCCCCGTGGTGTTACCCGCCACCAACTCCAGTGGCGTGACATCGAGGATGACGGTCGTTATGTGATCACCGAGGAATCCCCGCCCGTGGCGGTGGCGGCTGACAGTAAGCGGTTCGTGCAGATGATCAACAGCAGGGTCGCCGAGGTGGTTCGGGTCATCAAAGACGAACGAGCATAAAGGGGGTTGACGTGCGTGAGACGCTGTTATTGATCCCATGTCTGGAGGAGGGGCGGATATGACGGCACCTAAAGACGAAACGGGGCAGGAGTTTCCGACGGAATTCGTCGTGACCTCGCTGACCGGGTCGCTTGCCGTGCGCACCACGGAACAGGGCCTTCCGCTGGGGATCAAGCTCGATCAAGATCAATTGCGGCGCGCGCCGGAAGCTTTGGCGGCCGAGATATTGCGGCTGTGCAAACAATCGGCGAACCGAGCCGGCCTGGCGCGGCGGAACCAGTTGAAAGAGGCAGGTTTCACTTCCGAGATGCTGGCGATGACCGGTCTGCCCACCGAGCAGGAAGTCGCGCGGCAGGAGATCATCGAAGAGCAGGAATACGAGACCGAGCCGCAGAGCTGGCTTCGATCGGTCTGAGCGGGGAGAGGATTCGGGAGGACCTCATGGTCGACACAATGGACGAGCTGATCGCTCGGGTGCAGCAGCAGATGTACCGGCTGCGCGATCTCAACGACGCGACCGCCGCGATCCTGGTCACCGAAACCTCGCCCGACGGCGCGGTCACGGCATCGGTGGACGGCAACGGCGCGCTGGTCGGGCTGGAACTGTCCGGTGCGATCGCCAAACTCACGCCCGCGGATTTCGAGAAGACACTGGTCGACACCGCGCAGGCGGCGGCCTATCGGGCTTTCGCCGAGCGGGCCGGGCTGGTTACCGCTTACAACGAGGAAAGCACGAGGTGAGCGGCCCGGATGAGCCCGCAGTTATCAGCGAATTACGTTCCGATAGGTAAGGTTTTGCACGAAGCATCGAGGGGTGTTTCGGGATTGGACGCACAGTCATGAATCACATTGAAGTTGTTCCGGATGCGGTTCGGGCCTACGGTTCCGCCTCGGCCGCGATGGCGGCCGGCGTCGCGACGGCGGGTGCGGTCGACCAAGCCGCCACCATCGCGACCGTGGTGCCGGTGTTCGGCCTGATCGGTCAGGAGTTCCTCGCCTCGTTCGCGTTCGCGCAGGCGAACCATTTGTCCTCGGTGGCCGAACTCGCCGCGGTGCACGCGGGTACGGCGCTCACCGCGCATCAGGCCGCGAGCACGTACGAGGTCACCGACAGCGCGTCCGGTGCGGCCATCGGATCGGTCAACTCGAAGTCATGACCAATCCCGGGGCCATCCCACCGCCGGGGGCGGAGCCACTGGATCCCACCGTGCTGGATCTGTTGCGCGGCAGTGTTCTTGCCCCGATGCTCGACCAGCCGGTGAACGACATCCTGCACAACTTGGGCCTGCCGAACCTGCCCGAGATGCCCGCGCACATCCAGATGCCGGAGATGCCGCCGCTGCCGCCGCTCGATCTGACGGCGCTGATGCGGCCGCTGACCGATCTGGCGTCGGCGTTCGGCAGCGGGCAGTTGCCCGCGGCCGCGCCCGCCCCTGCCCCGGCCAACGCGGACGGTACGCAGAACGCGGCCGCACCGGCGCCCGCGCCCGACCCGACCCAGCTGCTGTCCGGCATCTCCACGGTGATGCAGACGGTGATGCAGGTCGGTACCTCGGCGATCCAGACGGCGATGTCGGTCTGGCAGGGCCTGGCGGCGATGGAGGCGGCGAAGAAAGCCGGTGAGGCGCAAGCGGATGCGGGCAAACTGCAGGCGCAGAGCGGCGAGGAGAAGCTCGTCCTCGGCGAGGCGGCGGGCAGCGTCTTCACCGGCGCGGGCCTGATGTCCGCGGTGGTGGCGAAGTTCTCCACGACCCTCGCACTGGCACCCCTGTACGCGGCCACGCCTGCGGGACAGGTGTTCTTGGCGGCATCGGCGGTCGAGGCGATGGCCGAGGCGCTCGGCATCACCGTCAAGACCAAGGGCGAACTGCTCGGCCACAGCGGCACCATGACCAAGGCCGGTACGAAGGTCCCGATCACCAACGCGCCCAAGGGCGTTGCGGGTGCGGGCGGCGCCGACCAGCTCAGCCAGCTGATGAGCTTGGTGACGCCGCTGATCAGCACCGCGAGCACGGCGGCGCAGTCACTCGGCCAGCTCGCGCAGGCGAGTTCGTCGCTCAGCGCGCCGAAATCGCCCATCGATTCGAAAGCCCATGTGGCCAGCGAACTTTCCGACGAGGAGAAGGCCAAGGCGGAGGCTTCGCGCGGGGCTGGCCCGGGTGTGGGCGCGTACGGCCCCGGTCCCGGTGCTGCGGCCGCTCCGGCGCAACCGCTGAACCCGTGGCAGGGCACCAGGGTCGCGAGCGGTTCGGTGGGCGCGCTCACCGGGCTGGGCAGTGTCGGCGCGAGTCCGGCTGCGGCAGCGGCGATGTCGGGCTCGACCGGTACCGGTAGCGGCATGATGCCGATGGGCGGCGCCGGTGCGATGGGTGCTGCGGGCATGGCCAGGGACGGCGAATCGTCTACCGACGCATTGCGCGGGCAGATGGTGACGAGCCAGCACGGCGACGAAGTGGTCGGCCGGATCGAGGGGGTCTCGCTGCCGGTGGTCGGCGCGGCCGACACCACGTCGGAACCGCCGCCGGATAAAGAACTCACGCTCTGAATCTTGAGGAGGGTCTCATGAGTGGTGAAGACGCGTTCGCGAGCGTTCAATTCGACGCTGTCGCGGCGGGGAAGGCATCGAACGGACTCGATGTGCTGGCCGATCGGCTGACCGCGGATCTGCAGGCGGCGGAGGAGGCCTTGCGGATTCAGCCCGCAGGCGCCGACGAAGTCTCCGGCCGGGCGGCGCAGACCGGGAACGAGGTCGCCACCTCGTACCTGGCGAGCGCCCAGGCCAGCGTGCACGAGATGCGCAAGCTGGCGGCCACGTTGCGGATGCACACGAACGAGTTCGCGCAGATCGAAACCGACAGCGTCGCGGACTTCGACGCCGCGGGCGGCCGGGCCGTCTGAGGCACGGTCCATGGAAGGGCACAGCGCAGCGATGATCGAACCACCGAAGCCAGGGTTCACCGGCGTGGTGTGGGAAGCGCGGCCGCCGGAGCGGCTCGCGCAAGACCTCACCATGGGGCCGGGTTCCTTGCCGATGGCCGAGGCAGCCGCCGAATGGGCGCGGCTTGCCACGGTTTTCGGCGCGGCGGTGCTCGAATACGAGCAGGTTCTTGCATCGCTGCGCGGTGCCTGGCAGTCCGGGCGCAGCAACGAGGTCATGGAGAAGGTGACCACGCTGCGCCAATGGCTGGTCGACGCGGCGGCGACGGCGAGCTCGAATGCCGCGCGGCTGCAGGCGCAGGTCACCGCGTACGAGGTGGCCAGGCTGGCCATGCCGAACACCGCGGAGATCGAGCAGATCAAGCAGGTGCAACAGGCGGTGGAGAGCGTCGGCGCCATGCTCGGCGCTCCGATCCGGGCCGTCGCCGCGGATACCGACGCGGACGCGGATGTGGCGAAAGCCGTTGCGTCGCGGGTGATGCGCAGCTACGAATCGGCGGCCGAGCCGCTGGCGACGCCGTGGCAGCATCAGGAACCGCCGAAGATCGCGCCCGAGCAGGCGTTGGTCGCGGAGCAGTCCGCGGCCGCCGCCGCGGCCGCGGCACCGAAGGCGATGCCGGGTTTCCCCGGCGTGCGGGTGGGTTCGATCGGCATTCCCGCGTTGCCGCCGCGTGCGCTGTCCGCCTATCGCGCGCCGGTGTTCTCGCAATCGACCACCGCCGCCGAGCCGGTGGCGCGCAGCACACAGGTGGGCACGACGGCCGCCACCGGACAGTCCGCGCCGATCGCGCCCGGCGCGATGGGCGCCGCGGGCGGAGCCCAGGATTCGGCTCGGTTCCCGCGCGCCAGCCTGGCGGGCGAGGCCGATCAGATCGGGTTGGAGGGCGAAATCCAGGCCGCTCCAGCCGTACTCGGCGGCACCGAGGCAGTGGCTAAGGCGCCCACCGAGACTCGGACCGAAACCGGCGGTGCGCCGTGACCGTGCTGACCAACGACGCGTTGCTCGCGGTCGCGGACCGAGCCGGGGTGCAGACCCTGCCACTGGCGCTGGCCGTAGGGCCGCAACAGGATTCGTTCGAGGAGTGGCAGCGCGCGCAGGAGTCGGCGGTGGCCTCGCTGATCGACGGCGGCCTGATCGACGCGCACGGCGAGGTGGACCCGGAGCTGGCCGACGTGCTGTTCACCCTGGCCCACCCGGAGCAGGAGCTGGCGGCCCGCATCTACACCGGAAACGGTTCGCGCCGAGTCTGTGTGGTGCGCCGCGCGCACATGCATGCCGTCGCGGTGCGCTCGGGCGACGATTTCGACGTGCGCCCGGTGTGGACCGACGGCTCGGCCGCCGATCTGGTGCGGCCGGTGCTCGCGGCCATGGACGCGTGCCCGCCCGCCGAGATTCCCAATTTCAGCGTCCCCGCCGCGGAGCTGGCCGAACGACTCGATTCGGCCACGAACTCCAGCGAGCTGACCGACGCTCTCTATGCCTTGGGTGCCACCGATCGCGACGCCACCACTTTGGGGCTGACCTTCGGTGCGACGCACGCTTACGCCGAGATCGTGGCGTGCGCCCATGAGGATGGTGTGACCACCAGAGCGCCCGGCGCCGTCGCCGTGTACGACACCGCTCGCGGGCGGATCGTCGCGGCGCCGATGGTTTCTCCGGATCAGCAGGTCTGGTCCACGGTCACACCGGGTACCGATCATCGGGTTGCGCAAGCAGTCGCCACGTTGATCGAGGGGTTACCCGGGGGGAGGTGGCTGCCTCAGTAGTTCTCGGGGTGCAACTTCGGTTGTCTCGTATTGCAACGAGATCGCTCGTATGGGACAGCGATCAACAAAAATGACGAAAGGTCAAAGAAATGTCTCTCACCTCTCTCGGTGGCTCGGGCAAGGCTGTTGGTGTCGAGGCCGGTGGCGTCGACAAGGTCGTCGGTGACCTGGAGACCGCGATCAACAACCTGCGGACTTCGGTCAAGGAAATCGATCAGGCCGCACAGGACGTGCTGAAGGGCTGGAAGGGCGATGCGTCCGACAAGTTCGTTACGGTCGCCCGTGACTGGCACGACGAAGCCGAGGACCTGAACAAGCGGCTCGACCAGTTCTCGCAGGCCGTCGACGGCGGCAAGAAGACCCTGCAGGCCATGGACCAGGCCTGACGGTCTGTCCATCCCTTATCGGAACCCCATCGTTCTAAGGAATAAAGAATGACCATCCTTTACGATCCCGCAGCCATGAACGAGCTGTACAGCGACCTGCAGAACCACGGCGGCAAGATGAAGGGCGAGATCGACTCGCTCAACGACGCCGCCAAGGCGTTCCACGACAACCTGACCGGTGAGAACGCGTCGCAGGGCTTCGACGCGGCGCACAAGAACCTCACCACGGGTCTGGAGGACACCCTGCAGAAGCTGGATGCCCTCGGTGCTCAGGTCGAGAACGCGCTGCAGCGCGCGCTCGAGGCCGACGGCAAGGTCGGCGACGGTTTCGCCGCGTTCTGACATGTCGGCTACCTGACGGCCGGCCGGAACCTGCGAGTTCCGGTCGGCCGTTTCGGTTTTCGGAGCGTTGAGCGCGAATCAGTCCGGCCGCACGGGCTTTCGCGCGGGCGGGCCGGGTGTGACTCAGCTGGGCCGGGTGCGCTTCAGCGCGCGGCCAGCGATTCGCCGATGTAGTGCATCTCGTCCGGCGTCGTCACCATGAACACGGTCGCGCTCGCGGTGGCGGTGCGCACGGTGATCCGGTTGGGCGCGAGCGGATCCTGGAGCAGCGTGACGTCCGCGTCGATCGGTGCTGGCGGCTCGTCCGGCGTCCGTACGTGCACGATCGTGGCACCGCCCGCGTGCGCGGTGGGCGCGATGCCGTCGAAGACCACCACGGTCGTGCTCGGATAGGGCGCTGCGGGCAGCGGTGGCGCGGCGGGCGCGTGATAGCTGGCGCCCGCGGAGCGCGGCGCGATCGAGATGACATGCGGCGCATCGAGATTGGTCACCATCGTGTGCCACGCGTCCGGCCGTGCGGTGTGCACGATGGCGTGCGCGCCGAGCGCGGTGGCGCGCAGGATCACCTGCTGGGCCAGGTCGAGATTGCCGACGACCTCCAGGTGCCGGGTGCCTTCGCCGACCAGCGGCACCGCGATGCCCTGGCCGAGTTCGTCGGCGCCGATCAACTGCCCGCAGCCCGCCGTCGGTACCGCGATATCGGTGAGCGCGGCGATGGTGCCGCGGTAGCCGGTATCGGAGCCCCAGCGGCCGGTGGCGCCGATCGGCAAGGTGTCCAACAGGATTCGCATCTGATTGCCCGGCAGCTCACGCAGGCCGGGCAGTGGCGGCTCGTCGGGTTCGAAGGTGGTGTCGAACCGGACGACGGCGTTGAGCACGACGGTGCCCAGGTGGTCGGCCCGCGTGTCGTGCCGGTTCGCGCCGGGGCGCAGCCGCAGGGTCACCGTGGTGGACAGGCTCTGCACCGTCCAGATATCGGCGAGGCCGGACGGGGCGATCATGTCCGCGCCGATCTGATACTGGGTGAGGTATCGGCCCTGGTACTCCAGCGATCTCGGCGATTCGGTGAGCTGATCGACCTCGAAGCCGTGGGTGAGTTCCCGGACCGCGCTGTTCATCTCGGTGGCGGTGAGCACCGAGGTGGCGATGTCGTGCGCGGCGAGCCGGTTGGCTACCCGGCGGGTGGCGATCATCGCGGTGCGCAGCGCGCCCGTACCTCCTCCGCCGCGCTTGTCCACCGCCTCGGCGTTGGCCAGCGGGTCCAGCCGCAGCACCAGCCAGAGGGTGCGGTGCGCGATCGCGGGCAGCGGACCCAGAATGCGGTCGTAGAGGTGCGAGATGATGCCGGTGCCCGCCGTGCGCGCCCCCGTGCTCACGATGTCCACGCTGGCCAGCGTCAGGTCGAATTGGTCCAAGCAGCGGGCGATTTCGGTGAGCGGCAGCAGTTGGTCGGTGCTGAGCGAACCGCGGCGCAGCAGCGTCATCGTGTCCGGCGGCGGGTCGATGCGCAGCATGGTGAGCAGCAGTTCGCCGTCCCAGCGCACGCCGTAACCGCCGCCCTCGCTGAACGGCACGTCGAAGGCAGGCGCCTGGGTGAGCTGGTCCGCGGGCCGCAGACCGCTGCGCCGCCGGGCCAGCGCGCCGCCGATCATGCCCGCCAGGGTGCGGCCGCGGATCGGGACCAGGCCGATCAGCGCGATTCCGACGCCGGTACCGAGCGCGGCCCACAGGTTCTCGCTGGTGGCGAGGACGACCCAGGCCGCCGTCGCGGCCAGCACCACCATGGGCACCACCACCCGCAAGGGATAGACACGGAAGAGCCAGAATTCGGGATCGCGCAGGGTGTCATAGGTCGACGTGCGGCCGGGCTCTGCCGCCGCACCGTCCTCCTGCTCGGTCGCCCCGTCAGGCCTGGTCTCGTTCACACTCGTCGTCACCGCGTAGTCCCTGTCTGCCACCCGTGCGGATACTCCGCCAGCCATGAATTCATCGGTTCAGGGCCGTCCTGGAATTACGGTACCGTGTCGATGAAGATGGTTCTCGACAGTTCGATGGAGACCTTGTGCCGGCACAGTTGACCACCCGAGCCCAGGTCAACGGGTATCGATTCCTGTTGCGCCGACTCGATCACGCGCTGGTGCGGCGCGACGTGCGGATGCTGCACGACCCCATGCGGTCCCAGGTGCGCTCGCTGTGGGTCGGTTTGGTGCTGGGCATCCTCATCATCGCCGGTGCGGCGATCCTGGGCTTCCTGCGCCCACAGGGCGCGATCGGCGACAACCTGATCGTCTCGGGCAAGCAGAGCGGCGCACTGTACGTCGTGGTGCAGGCCGAGGACGGCAGCAAGACGCTGCACCCGGTGCTCAACCTGGCCTCGGCCCGGTTGATCACGGGCAGCAACGCCGAGCCGCACGGCGTCAAGGACAGCAAGCTCAACGACATGCCGCGCGGCCCGATGGTCGGCATCCCCGGCGCACCGGGCGCGCTGCCCGGGTCCTCGCAGGGCTCGCGGTCGGCGTGGACGCTCTGCGAGACGATCGCGCTGTCGCAGGGCGGCAGCGCGGCCTCGGCGACCGGCGGCACCACGACGATCATCGCGGGCAAGCCGGAGCTCGGCGATCGGATCCGCACGGTCGGCGCGGACCAGGCGCTGCTGGTGAAGCGCAGCGACAAGACCTACCTGGTCTACGACGGCAAGCGGGCCGAGATCGACCCCAGCAACTCGGTGCTGGTGCGCGCGCTGAACCTGTCCGCGCACCGCGCCCGCCCGATCGGCACCGGAATGCTCGGCGCGACAACGGAAGTCCCCGCGATCACGGCGCCGCAGATCCCGCAGGCAGGGCAGCCCGGGCCGGGTCCGCTGTCGAAAGTTCCGGTGGGCGGCGTTATTTCGGTCAGTGACGTCGGCGACGGCAAGCCCGGCCTGTATGTGGTGCTCGCCGAGGGCCTGCAGCCGGTGAGCCCGTTCACCGCGCAGCTGATCCGGTTCGCCGACTCGCACGGGATGAGCGATATCCCGACCATGCCGCCGGACGTGCTGGACCGGCTGCCGATCCTGCATTCGTTGCCGGTCAACGACTTTCCGGTGGAGCCGCCGAAGATCCTGAACGCGGAGGACGCGCCGGTCACCTGCGTGGCGTGGACCAAGACGCCGGGCACGGCCCCGGCCAACCGCAAGGTGGACGCAGGCGACGGCCCGAACGAACGCGCGGCGATCACGCTGCTCGCCGGTGTCCGCGTGCCGATCGCGGAATCCGCCAAGACCGTCACGCTGGCCACCGCGGACGGGACCGGCGACCATGTGGACGCGGTGTACGTCCCGCCGGGCACCGGTGAATTCGTCCAGGTGACCGGTATGGGGCCGGGCAGCCCGCGCCGCGGCAGTCTGTTCTACGTCGCCGACAACGGTGTGCGCTACGGCATCCCCGATATGGCGACCGCGCAGGTGCTCGGGCTCGGGAATACGCCACGCCTCGCGCCGTGGCCGATCATCGGCCAGATGGTGCCGGGCGCGACCTTGTCCCAGAAGGAAGCGCTCACCGCCCGCGACCAGCTCCCCCTGGAACCGCCGGGGTAATCCGGCGGCCGGGGGGTCAGTCGTTGAAGCCCTTGACGTTCAGCGACGCGATGATGCCCGACAGCGCGGTGTGCATATCCGGGGCCTCGATGCGCATCAGCATCGACTCGTCGATATTGGCCAGGTCCAGCGACTCGTCGTTGGCCAACCGGAACTCGCGTTCCTCCTCGGCGGCCTCGATGACGTTGCGAATGAACCGGCCGTTACCCGCCAGGTCGACGCCGCGACGCGGCTGGCCGCTCTGGTCGGTGCTCTGCAGCGAGTAGAGCTTCGTGC
This genomic stretch from Nocardia brasiliensis ATCC 700358 harbors:
- the eccE gene encoding type VII secretion protein EccE; the protein is MTTSVNETRPDGATEQEDGAAAEPGRTSTYDTLRDPEFWLFRVYPLRVVVPMVVLAATAAWVVLATSENLWAALGTGVGIALIGLVPIRGRTLAGMIGGALARRRSGLRPADQLTQAPAFDVPFSEGGGYGVRWDGELLLTMLRIDPPPDTMTLLRRGSLSTDQLLPLTEIARCLDQFDLTLASVDIVSTGARTAGTGIISHLYDRILGPLPAIAHRTLWLVLRLDPLANAEAVDKRGGGGTGALRTAMIATRRVANRLAAHDIATSVLTATEMNSAVRELTHGFEVDQLTESPRSLEYQGRYLTQYQIGADMIAPSGLADIWTVQSLSTTVTLRLRPGANRHDTRADHLGTVVLNAVVRFDTTFEPDEPPLPGLRELPGNQMRILLDTLPIGATGRWGSDTGYRGTIAALTDIAVPTAGCGQLIGADELGQGIAVPLVGEGTRHLEVVGNLDLAQQVILRATALGAHAIVHTARPDAWHTMVTNLDAPHVISIAPRSAGASYHAPAAPPLPAAPYPSTTVVVFDGIAPTAHAGGATIVHVRTPDEPPAPIDADVTLLQDPLAPNRITVRTATASATVFMVTTPDEMHYIGESLAAR
- a CDS encoding WXG100 family type VII secretion target: MSLTSLGGSGKAVGVEAGGVDKVVGDLETAINNLRTSVKEIDQAAQDVLKGWKGDASDKFVTVARDWHDEAEDLNKRLDQFSQAVDGGKKTLQAMDQA
- a CDS encoding type VII secretion target, coding for MNHIEVVPDAVRAYGSASAAMAAGVATAGAVDQAATIATVVPVFGLIGQEFLASFAFAQANHLSSVAELAAVHAGTALTAHQAASTYEVTDSASGAAIGSVNSKS
- a CDS encoding ESX secretion-associated protein EspG, which produces MNRTWTLTDLELFAVWERATTTWLPWPLVCTTRARTRSELDYEMRQAVNHVAATYPEFMGEVLETLRSPEISIAVNGYDGRDEDKVETLVRVLAVRRADTGYIVTQKPGETYWHSGGYTIVECDAVRLADKVVAALPEVSAGREADYLLPVEDRAEELDYSFASSVVRDSFSDPVQRRSEKFLAAPIEYRGTVDVRQGRSRFGPRGVTRHQLQWRDIEDDGRYVITEESPPVAVAADSKRFVQMINSRVAEVVRVIKDERA
- a CDS encoding PE domain-containing protein, producing MSGEDAFASVQFDAVAAGKASNGLDVLADRLTADLQAAEEALRIQPAGADEVSGRAAQTGNEVATSYLASAQASVHEMRKLAATLRMHTNEFAQIETDSVADFDAAGGRAV
- a CDS encoding YbaB/EbfC family nucleoid-associated protein is translated as MVDTMDELIARVQQQMYRLRDLNDATAAILVTETSPDGAVTASVDGNGALVGLELSGAIAKLTPADFEKTLVDTAQAAAYRAFAERAGLVTAYNEESTR
- a CDS encoding ESX secretion-associated protein EspG, producing the protein MTVLTNDALLAVADRAGVQTLPLALAVGPQQDSFEEWQRAQESAVASLIDGGLIDAHGEVDPELADVLFTLAHPEQELAARIYTGNGSRRVCVVRRAHMHAVAVRSGDDFDVRPVWTDGSAADLVRPVLAAMDACPPAEIPNFSVPAAELAERLDSATNSSELTDALYALGATDRDATTLGLTFGATHAYAEIVACAHEDGVTTRAPGAVAVYDTARGRIVAAPMVSPDQQVWSTVTPGTDHRVAQAVATLIEGLPGGRWLPQ
- a CDS encoding PPE domain-containing protein, with the translated sequence MIEPPKPGFTGVVWEARPPERLAQDLTMGPGSLPMAEAAAEWARLATVFGAAVLEYEQVLASLRGAWQSGRSNEVMEKVTTLRQWLVDAAATASSNAARLQAQVTAYEVARLAMPNTAEIEQIKQVQQAVESVGAMLGAPIRAVAADTDADADVAKAVASRVMRSYESAAEPLATPWQHQEPPKIAPEQALVAEQSAAAAAAAAPKAMPGFPGVRVGSIGIPALPPRALSAYRAPVFSQSTTAAEPVARSTQVGTTAATGQSAPIAPGAMGAAGGAQDSARFPRASLAGEADQIGLEGEIQAAPAVLGGTEAVAKAPTETRTETGGAP
- a CDS encoding WXG100 family type VII secretion target — its product is MTILYDPAAMNELYSDLQNHGGKMKGEIDSLNDAAKAFHDNLTGENASQGFDAAHKNLTTGLEDTLQKLDALGAQVENALQRALEADGKVGDGFAAF